A section of the Apodemus sylvaticus chromosome 10, mApoSyl1.1, whole genome shotgun sequence genome encodes:
- the LOC127695347 gene encoding serine protease 28-like, with the protein MFQLLLLALSFLESPVFMASVSVSRSKPVGIVGGHRTLPGRWPWQVSLRTYDYKASSWVHICGGSIIRRQWILTAAHCIQSQDADPALFRVQVGEVYLYKEQDLLNISRIIIHPDYNEFSKTFDVALMQLTARLVTSTHVSPVSLPKDTSTFSSTDQCWLAGWGKVLQNVPLQPPYQLYEVKIPIQDNESCKRAYRKKMSDEPQSVAIFDDMLCAGTLGRGPCFGDSGSPLVCLKRKKWVQVGVASISVDCSNDLPSIFSRVQSSLAWIHQHI; encoded by the exons ATGTTCCAGCTGTTGCTCCTGGCGCTCTCCTTCCTTGAAAGCCCTGTGTTTATGGCCTCTG TATCTGTCTCCAGAAGTAAGCCAGTGGGCATTGTGGGGGGTCACCGTACACTACCAGGGAGGTGGCCATGGCAGGTCAGCCTGAGAACCTACGATTACAAGGCAAGCTCCTGGGTGCACATCTGTGGGGGCTCCATCATCCGCCGTCAGTGGATTCTGACTGCTGCCCACTGCATCCAAAG CCAGGACGCCGACCCAGCCTTGTTCCGGGTCCAGGTGGGGGAAGTATACCTCTACAAGGAACAGGACCTTCTGAACATCAGCAGGATCATCATCCACCCCGACTACAACGAATTCAGTAAGACGTTTGACGTGGCCCTGATGCAGTTGACTGCCCGCCTGGTCACCTCCACACATGTCAGTCCAGTCTCTCTGCCAAAAGACACCTCAACCTTCAGCTCAACTGACCAgtgttggctggctggctggggcaAGGTTCTCCAAAATG TGCCTCTGCAGCCTCCCTATCAACTGTATGAGGTGAAGATCCCAATTCAGGATAACGAGAGCTGTAAGCGGGCTTATAGGAAGAAAATGTCTGACGAACCCCAAAGTGTGGCCATCTTTGACGACATGCTCTGTGCTGGGACCTTAGGCCGGGGCCCCTGTTTT GGTGACTCTGGGAGTCCCTTGGTCTGCCTGAAGAGAAAAAAGTGGGTACAGGTAGGCGTGGCCAGCATAAGCGTAGACTGCAGCAACGATCTGCCGTCAATCTTCTCGAGAGTCCAGAGCTCCTTAGCCTGGATCCATCAGCACATCTAG